The Ciconia boyciana chromosome 28, ASM3463844v1, whole genome shotgun sequence genomic sequence AGGGGTGGGTTAACATTCCTCTTTGAAGTGTTTAAACATTTCTTAATcccattttctctcctgtttgcttggaaaacaaagcaggatCCAAAGGGAAATTGCTGGTTTAGTTGgttgtcttaaaaaaacaactgtcTCAAACACTCTGCACACAGCCCATgaacttatttttcagtctaCTTTTATCAGCATATCGTGTTccataaaattttcaaaatagcagTCCTTTTGCGAGAAAGCGGAATACTTGTTGCATTCCTAGGGGAACATTTAGagaatgcttttaattttacagatgACTGCATGGCTGCCCTATTTACAAGAAGCATTGGTTGCTTCTAGTTAATGGCATTAAACATCCCTGTCCTTGGATCTACAGCAGACCATATAGTGCCTCAATGGAGGGAGAACTTCTGTTCCTCTCCCTGTAGTGCAATCATTaaggtttttaatgaaaaagaagatcTGGCCCATCCCTTATTGCTGTAGCAGCATCTCTGCCTTTcctggaaagacttttttttttaatgagccattttaataatccattttttaatggatttgtTAAATTTACTGGGACTTACTGCGAAATTTTCTGGGAAAGGATCTTCAGCTCAGGGAAATCGTTTAATAGTGTAtttggaggaaaagggagagggtTAGGTGGGAATTCAAAGGGGCATGGGAAAAAAGTGGGGTTCTTGCAGTGGGGTTGGAGTTCAGGGCAAGGGACACAGGACACCAGCTTCCCACCGCACCGTGCTCCCAAAAGTACCGACACTGGTGTGCTCCCCGCATCCCAGCCCACCCACCCTGTCCTCAGGAAAGGGGTGCCCGCTGGACTTTGGATCTTGTTAATCATTGCTCCAGAATGGTGGCAAAAGGGCAGGAaacttttccctcctttttttattctccttccagctcctggCACCTCCGAGGACCTGTAGCTCCTGGAGCAGAGCAAAGCTGGGTTTTGTGTACCAGACAGGGAAGTTCTACCTCCTCTCCCCCTGGCTGGCCAGAGAACCTGCATCAATGGCTGCTTGACACTCCTCCAAGCTGTGAGGGCAGGTAAACATGTGGAGCAGCAAGGGGAGGGAGATGGGAAGTTGGTCCATCAGCAGGAATTTAGTCCTAGAGCTCCTTAAATGCCCTATGAGCCAGCAGTCCCCCATCCACACAACCTACTGTTGGGGTAAGGTCCCCATGAGGAAGGACTGGAGAGTATCTGGGCTCCTGTTGGGGATGCGCTATTGGGGGAAGAGGTTTCTTGGCTTGGAGTCAGCACCCTTACCCcgtctctctccctccccttcatAGTGACGCAGAGCTGCAGCAtttcatccccatccccacccagGCGCGATGCCGGTCCACTATGTGACGTACGAAGGCGTTAAGTTCCCTCCTGCCTACAACTCTGAGCACAGCTTGAGTTTCGCCCACAATGAGTTCCTGGTGCGGGACGATGACATCTTCAACGTCACCTACCCCAAGTCTGGTATGAGGGGtggacagcagggctggccaAGGGTGGAGAGGGGCAGGAGAGCAGTGAGGGCTTTGGAAACATCTCCAGGTATTGTTTAGAGAGTGAATCCTCCCTTGTGGTGGACAACAGGAATGTTTGGGGGGGAGTTACTGCAGTGGCTGTGCATCGGCAGGGCAGCACCATCTCTTGGCAGGGCACAGACTCGGTGTTGAGGGTGCTGCTGACCAAGGAGCTGTGGTACAGTGAGGTCCTCCCATCCCGACCCTTCGGGCAAGGTCCCCTGCCCtgcatctctgctttccttggCAGGCACCGTGTGGATGACCGAGATCCTGAGCCTCATTCGCAGCCACGGCTGCCCCAGCTGGAACCGAACCGTCCTCAATTCTGACCGCATGCCCTGGTTCTCAACCCGTCTGGGTCTGGAGTCAGCCCTCAGCTACCCTCCGCCTCGCCTGCTGACCTGCCACCTCCCCAGGCACATcttccccaagtccttctcccaTTCCAGTGCCAAGGTGGGACGGGCACCCATGCAGAGATTcaagggggacaggggggctgGGAAGACCATCGCCCAGGATCTGGGGAACCTTGGAGTGAGGGGCGTTGGGTGAAGACCTTGATGTTGGCCTAGGAGAGTGGCGGGTGTCCTCCATGCCCTCCAGATGGAAATATGCAGATCCTTATCTCACATCCTTCCCCTCTTGGATATTTTGGGAAGTCTCCAATGGCTCTAGGGGACTTGTGTGTTCATGGAGACCCCTGCCCAAGGTCTGCATGATGGAGTCTAGCACAGAGTTGGTCCTTGTGTGGCAGACCCCTCCATTTTCAGATCTACCCCAGTGCCAGGGCCTGCAGCTCCCCTTCCTCTACCAGGAGTGTATCACTCCTGTACACACTTTACTCCAGGTTATTTACACCCTACGGGATCCTCGAGATGTTGTCGTCTCCTACTACTACTTCTCCAAGATGTGCAACAGCTATGAGGATCCCACGTCCTTCGAGCAGTTCCTGAGGGACTTCCTGAATGGAGACTGTGAGTGTGGTTTGGGGCTTACTCAGGGCACagaggtgggtgggtgggtggtgtCTCCCATTGCCTCTGGCTCAAGGGTCTTTTGCTATTGTCCACTGATGATGGCTGTGAGGGCAAGCTTCCCACAGGAGAGAGGTGAATGGCTCgggaggaaagcaaagcaattctGGAGAGACACAGGCCCACAAAGCCCTCTTGTGCTTCGAAGCAGTTGGAAAGTAGATttccctgccttctcctgcAGAGTTCAGATATCTTCTTGGCCAAGAAGCCAAGATATCGTCTTGGCCAAGAAACCCTGTAAAGCCCTGTCAGGACCTTACCCATGAGCCTTGCACACCTCTAGCCTCAACCTCTTCCCATCGTGGAGGCGGCTGGAGAGAGCCCATTGCTCAGCTGCAATTGCAGTTGAACCTCCCAGTCCCACCTGCTCCTTGGACACCGTTGCTCTGACCTGCATcatggctgctctgctcccaacCTTGTGTGAATCCTCCTCAGCCTTACACATCCgctgccttgccctgccctACTGCCTTTTGCCTCCCATCAGTGCCCCATGGCTCCTGGTTCGAACATGTCCGAGGCTGGATGGAGATGAAGGACACGGAGAATTTCTTCTTCATCACCTATGAAGAGCTGAAGCAGGTAGACACCTAGGCAGACCCTCTAGCTCCAAACATGCTGGTGTGTCACACACCGCTTGGTGGTAACAGGCTCCATCTGTCCCTCCAGGACCTGCACAGCAGTGTGAGACGTCTCTGCGAGTTCCTGGGGCAGGATTTGGATGACGATGCCATCTCCTCGGTGG encodes the following:
- the LOC140644629 gene encoding sulfotransferase 2B1-like, which codes for MGKKAAAFHPHPHPGAMPVHYVTYEGVKFPPAYNSEHSLSFAHNEFLVRDDDIFNVTYPKSGTVWMTEILSLIRSHGCPSWNRTVLNSDRMPWFSTRLGLESALSYPPPRLLTCHLPRHIFPKSFSHSSAKVIYTLRDPRDVVVSYYYFSKMCNSYEDPTSFEQFLRDFLNGDLPHGSWFEHVRGWMEMKDTENFFFITYEELKQDLHSSVRRLCEFLGQDLDDDAISSVVQNASFTAMRGNPMCSSVLLPADIMDQTKGQFLRKGICGDWENHFTVAQSETFDRIYQDRMQGLNMTFPWDRH